From the genome of ANME-2 cluster archaeon:
ACAGGTCATTAGTCCTGTATAGTATATCATATTTTTTGTTATGTGCTGGATTATCCTCTGGTTATGGATAAGAAACTGCACATATATTGAAATAGTATTGTACAATAGAAAATTTAATTTATCCTTTTACCCTTGAGTACCTGAAAACCCATGCCTGGTTGAACCGGGTCCAAAAAGTAATACTGTGGGTGCACATATAAACCATAGGATGCTCCATAATGGTCACAATAAAACCCTTCAAAAGCACGATACTGAATCCTGAGCTCCCTGACAGGGACCGGCTTGTATGCCCGGTCTATGATACTATTGATGAGACCGAATATGCCCGGTACGGCGTCGAAAGCAATAACGTGATCCATATCACTACACGAAATAAGAGCATCGGGAGCGAAGAGTTCATTGCCGGGTCCACCGGGAACCTGAAGCGTTTTTTCCGGGATGGGGTGCTTGTGGAGCGTGAGAAGCCCGGGTTTTATATCTACGGGATACGGTACAGCCTTCCTGAAGATATCCTGGGACAGATACCTGCTGCGGCGAAGCGGGATGTGTATTTTGCGTTCGGGCTGGTTGCCCTGGTCAGGGTGGAGGGGCTGGGCGAGGGGAGCATTGTGGGGCATGAGCGGATATTTGAGACACATACCGTCGAGCGCTATGACGTGATGAAGGCGTCTGGCATGAATTTTGCGCCTATTGTGGCCGAGTACAGTATGCCCGGGCATGATATGAACAATATGCTTGAGGAGTACCTGGGATTCAGGCGACCTGACCTTGTCATAAGGGAGGACAGGCCGCCGCTGGTGGATGTTTCGTTGAAAGGTATCAGGCACCTGCTCTGGGAGATCACTGACCGGGAAATGGTGGGGAAGATACAGGCAATGATGGCTGATAGAGATCTGCTTATCCTTGACGGGCATCACCGGTACAATGCGGCCAATGAGTTGCGTTTGAGGGATGGCGTGGAATATACCATGATGATGTTCATGGAAGGGGGAGACCGCGCGCTGTTGCTGTTACCCTGGCACCGGTGCATAAGGCGGCTGGACAGGGAGATGCTGGATTCGCAGATTGAGCAGTATTTTGATGTTGTGTGGAAGGGGGCACCGGGTGATGCGTTCTATGGGATGCTGGGTGCCAGGGATGATGCGCTGGATGTCAGGATAGGGATGTATGACGGCAGGGATTTTACGGTTCTTAAGGCTCACGGGGATGAGGTGGAACGGTTGTCAGGTTGCCTGGATGAGAAGGTTGGGCTGGATTATATCTCGCTGAATGAATGGGTGATAGAACCCCTGGCGAACGGGGATAATGTGGATAATGTCGGGTTTGTGGACAGTGTGGCCGAGGCGGTAAGGAAGGTTGACGAGCAGGGGTTCATGGTGGCGTTTTTGATGCGGCCGCTGGCTATTGGGGATGTGGAATACAAGGCCTATACCGAGATGAAGAATTTCCCGCAAAAGTCTACTCTTTTTTTGCCCAAGGTGGCGGAAGGGATTTTGATGCGGCGGTTCAGGGAGTAGGGGTTGCTGGTATCAGAGACCGGTAATCTTATCGGGAAAATATGATGGATGAGCTAATAGTATCTTTCTCATGAGCTCATAATGGCCGTACATTGAAAACTGGGTTTGGGTGAAAGAGAGGTAAAAACTCTTGCCCTGATGACTGATTCTTTTCTGTTAATAACGATAAGGAGGTATCGACCATCGCAGAGTTACCTGGTGGTAAAACAAAGGGTGTCCTGTACATTCTACTAAAAAGCAGTGAAACTCCACCTGCCAGGGAAAGGGGGAGCATGTGGGATATTCCGGCAGATGCTCGAGGATGGGGTCCTGATTGCTCCTGATGTGGCGGTTGAATTTGAAACGATGTTATTCCAATTGTGAAGATTTTTTTATGAGTCTCTGCTCTTATATGCTATGTATTAAACTCGTGTTCTTCACGGTTCAATATGCCTGTTGAAAAAATATTGTTCTCATAATTCGATTTTGCGCTATTTTTTTTCACATATTGCACCCGGTCGCAAAAAATACTCCTGCCGATTCCGATAAAAGATAAGTTTATATACCTCATACTTATAATGATGATTTATGAGACGTTGATACTTTGAATATAAAATCAATACCAAAATTTTATAATTCAGTGTGTCAATATCCACAGCAAGGTGAAACTATGTCTAAGATTATGCACGCTCAGATGGTCATTATAGAAGATGACCTGAATGCCCTCAAAGAAAAAACGGGTGAAAAGAATACCAAGGACGCTCTCGCCAAAGCTGTGGCCCATTATCTGGAATGCGAATACACGCAGGCAACTGATATGTGGGAAAAGAAGCTCGAAAAACGAATATTAGCTAAAAAACAAAAATAAGGAGAGAAGAGAAATATGAAAGCAAATAGAAAATTCACACGCGACGAAGATGCAGTATCTCCGGTCATCGGTGTTATCCTGATGGTCGCCATCACTGTCATCCTGGCTGCAGTCATTGCAGCGTTCGTGTTCGGTATGGGTAGTTCCCTGTCCAAGCAGTATGTGGTTGCGGCAACAGTGTCACAGATCTCAAGCGAGAAGATTGATGTTACATATGCTGGTGGTCCTGATGCTGACGCATTGGATTATATAAATATTACAATAACGTCATCAGACGGTAATGTATATGATTATGATAAAGATGCAAATTTCACAATTGCAACCAAACCTGGTAATAACAATCCAACCGTAGGGACTTCAATAAGTGTAAAAGCTGCTGCAAATTCAAATGATTTCTCCGAAAGAGATCATGTAGTGCTTACTGCAACATTCCTTGACGGTTCAAAACAGGTAATTCTGGATACCTACATCTAAATACACATTTGAAAT
Proteins encoded in this window:
- a CDS encoding DUF1015 domain-containing protein — its product is MVTIKPFKSTILNPELPDRDRLVCPVYDTIDETEYARYGVESNNVIHITTRNKSIGSEEFIAGSTGNLKRFFRDGVLVEREKPGFYIYGIRYSLPEDILGQIPAAAKRDVYFAFGLVALVRVEGLGEGSIVGHERIFETHTVERYDVMKASGMNFAPIVAEYSMPGHDMNNMLEEYLGFRRPDLVIREDRPPLVDVSLKGIRHLLWEITDREMVGKIQAMMADRDLLILDGHHRYNAANELRLRDGVEYTMMMFMEGGDRALLLLPWHRCIRRLDREMLDSQIEQYFDVVWKGAPGDAFYGMLGARDDALDVRIGMYDGRDFTVLKAHGDEVERLSGCLDEKVGLDYISLNEWVIEPLANGDNVDNVGFVDSVAEAVRKVDEQGFMVAFLMRPLAIGDVEYKAYTEMKNFPQKSTLFLPKVAEGILMRRFRE
- a CDS encoding DUF5371 domain-containing protein, yielding MSKIMHAQMVIIEDDLNALKEKTGEKNTKDALAKAVAHYLECEYTQATDMWEKKLEKRILAKKQK
- a CDS encoding type IV pilin N-terminal domain-containing protein; its protein translation is MKANRKFTRDEDAVSPVIGVILMVAITVILAAVIAAFVFGMGSSLSKQYVVAATVSQISSEKIDVTYAGGPDADALDYINITITSSDGNVYDYDKDANFTIATKPGNNNPTVGTSISVKAAANSNDFSERDHVVLTATFLDGSKQVILDTYI